The DNA sequence CGGCGGAACAGGGTGCGCATCGCCGGCACTAGATGGATAGGGGTTTCCCAGGCGGCGATGCGTGTCAGCGCGGCCGTGAGCACGTTGATCGCGCCGTCCGGCGACGGCGCCGAACCGTGTCCGCCCTCGCCCACGGCCACGATCGTAATCCACAGCGAGTTCTTCTCCGTCACCGCAATCGAGTTCACCGGCCGCTCCGCGACAATGCCCTCGACGCTGGCGCCGCCCTCGTTCCACACCGCCGCCGCCCGTACCTGTTCGGGGTAGCGCTCGACCATGAAGCGCACCCCGGCCACACCGTCCACCTCTTCGTCGGCGACCGCCAACAAGACCAGGTCGCGCCCACAGGCCCGACCTTGGCGCTGGTGCGCCAGCAGGCCCATGAGCTGCATCACCCCCGGCCCCTTGTCATCGAGCGTGCCGCGCCCGTGCACGAAGCCATCGCTGATTTCGCCGCTCAGGGGCTCAAATGACCAGTCGGCCTCCGCTGCGGGAACGACGTCCATGTGATGCAGCAGTATGATCGGTTGCGCCCGGCCCCGCCCCGGCAGCCGGGCCAGCAGGTTGCCGCGGTTCTCGGCGCTCTGATAAACGGTCGCGCCAATTCCGTTTCGGGCCAGCACCTGCTCGAGAAATCGCGCCGCCGCCAGCTCGTTGCCCGGTGGGTTGGTGGTGTCGATCCTGACGTACTGCGACAGCACCTGCGCGGCCTCGCCGGTAAGCGCTTCCCAATCGGGCTCCGCCCACGCCGGCGCGGCCACCAGCGCCGCCAAGACCAG is a window from the Deltaproteobacteria bacterium genome containing:
- a CDS encoding M20/M25/M40 family metallo-hydrolase, coding for MVRLLVLAALVAAPAWAEPDWEALTGEAAQVLSQYVRIDTTNPPGNELAAARFLEQVLARNGIGATVYQSAENRGNLLARLPGRGRAQPIILLHHMDVVPAAEADWSFEPLSGEISDGFVHGRGTLDDKGPGVMQLMGLLAHQRQGRACGRDLVLLAVADEEVDGVAGVRFMVERYPEQVRAAAVWNEGGASVEGIVAERPVNSIAVTEKNSLWITIVAVGEGGHGSAPSPDGAINVLTAALTRIAAWETPIHLVPAMRTLFRRLGSTMFPGGGFLMSHLDQPLLGRVAAKRVTQDRLTNGLVRNTIALTGIRGGLKHNIIPNRAEADLDVRLLPDQEPKEFLAQLQRVIDDPRVTIMPVQYMPRLQPASPAETPFFAALERALGARLPAGITVPGMLTGSSDCTAFRAVGTPCYGYSPIVGSSELLRRIHGPDERLSLANLRLGIQVTYDVLQTLCAE